Proteins found in one Streptomyces sp. NBC_00461 genomic segment:
- a CDS encoding Gfo/Idh/MocA family protein, with the protein MGDPHRVGIVGLGVISRAYLDTLAGHPAVRVTAVADLDASRSAAVAAELPGVQALSVEELLSSPDVDTVLNLTVPAAHAEIALGAIARGKNVYGEKPLAATLVDAHAVMEAAAKAGVGVGCAPDTVLGTGIQTARAAVEAGTIGRPQFASAVMITAGHERWHPHPDFYYTAGGGPLLDMGPYYLASLVHLLGPVHAVTGASSRLRTERVIGSGPRAGERIPVEVDSHVSGVLEHVGGTLTTITTSFDGVATTAAPIEIHGERGTLSVPDPNGFDGEVRLYGLGDTQWRTLPPSAGYVAGARGVGLLDFIAADGRRPPRASGDLALHVLETMTALLASSAEGRRIELTTSTPPPTAVALTAAEEWASAA; encoded by the coding sequence GTGGGCGACCCGCACCGCGTCGGCATCGTAGGTCTCGGCGTCATCTCCCGCGCGTACCTGGACACGCTGGCCGGCCATCCCGCCGTACGCGTCACCGCGGTGGCCGATCTCGACGCCTCGCGTTCGGCCGCGGTCGCCGCCGAACTGCCCGGCGTCCAGGCGCTGTCCGTCGAGGAGCTGCTGAGCAGCCCGGACGTGGACACGGTGCTGAACCTCACCGTCCCGGCGGCCCATGCCGAGATCGCCCTCGGCGCCATCGCCCGGGGCAAGAACGTATACGGGGAGAAGCCCCTGGCCGCCACCCTCGTCGACGCCCACGCCGTCATGGAGGCCGCCGCGAAGGCGGGAGTCGGGGTGGGCTGCGCGCCGGACACCGTCCTGGGCACCGGAATCCAGACGGCGCGGGCGGCGGTCGAGGCCGGCACGATCGGACGCCCCCAGTTCGCCTCGGCCGTCATGATCACCGCGGGACACGAACGCTGGCATCCCCACCCCGACTTCTACTACACCGCCGGCGGCGGCCCGCTCCTCGACATGGGGCCGTACTACCTGGCGTCCCTGGTCCATCTGCTGGGCCCGGTGCATGCCGTGACCGGGGCCTCCAGCAGGCTGCGCACCGAGCGGGTCATCGGCTCCGGCCCGCGCGCGGGCGAGCGGATACCGGTCGAGGTGGACAGTCATGTCTCCGGTGTGCTGGAGCACGTGGGCGGGACCCTGACGACGATCACCACGAGCTTCGACGGCGTGGCCACCACGGCCGCGCCGATCGAGATCCACGGCGAGAGGGGGACGCTCTCAGTGCCGGATCCGAACGGTTTCGACGGCGAGGTGCGGCTCTACGGACTCGGCGACACGCAGTGGCGCACGCTCCCGCCGTCCGCGGGTTACGTCGCGGGGGCACGCGGCGTCGGTCTGCTCGACTTCATCGCCGCCGACGGGCGGCGGCCGCCTCGCGCGAGCGGTGATCTCGCCCTGCACGTGCTGGAGACGATGACCGCGCTCCTCGCCTCGTCGGCCGAGGGACGACGGATCGAACTGACGACGTCGACGCCGCCGCCCACCGCGGTTGCGCTCACGGCCGCGGAGGAGTGGGCCTCGGCCGCATGA
- a CDS encoding ThuA domain-containing protein, whose amino-acid sequence MTRKKALIVRGGWEGHRPVEATELFLPFLEGNGYTVRIEESTDVYADAAELAATDLVVQCISMSQITAEQLSGLSAAVVAGTGFTGWHGGIADSFRASSDYLHLVGGQFAAHPGKEPCERRGEAEDNFLPHVVAITELGREHPVTAGVEDFELCTEQYWVLHDDLIDVLATTTHPVRPWQPWDRPVTSPAIWTRRWGAGRIVVTTPGHSLDVLENPNVRTVIERGMLWATRTASAS is encoded by the coding sequence ATGACGCGGAAGAAGGCCCTGATCGTTCGAGGTGGATGGGAGGGACACCGGCCGGTCGAGGCAACGGAGTTGTTCCTGCCCTTCCTCGAAGGCAACGGTTACACCGTCCGGATCGAGGAGTCGACGGACGTCTACGCCGACGCCGCCGAACTGGCCGCCACCGACCTCGTGGTGCAGTGCATCTCGATGTCACAGATCACCGCCGAGCAGTTGTCGGGGCTGAGCGCGGCGGTCGTGGCCGGTACCGGCTTCACCGGCTGGCACGGCGGCATCGCCGACTCGTTCCGTGCCTCCTCCGACTATCTCCACCTGGTGGGAGGCCAGTTCGCCGCCCACCCGGGCAAGGAGCCGTGCGAGCGCCGGGGAGAGGCCGAGGACAACTTCCTGCCGCACGTCGTCGCCATCACCGAGCTGGGCCGCGAGCATCCCGTCACCGCCGGCGTCGAGGACTTCGAGCTGTGCACGGAGCAGTACTGGGTGCTCCACGACGACCTGATCGACGTCCTGGCCACGACCACGCATCCGGTCCGCCCCTGGCAGCCCTGGGACCGGCCCGTCACCTCTCCGGCGATCTGGACCCGGCGGTGGGGCGCCGGGCGGATCGTGGTGACCACTCCGGGGCACAGCCTCGACGTGCTGGAGAACCCGAACGTCCGCACCGTCATCGAGAGGGGCATGCTGTGGGCGACCCGCACCGCGTCGGCATCGTAG
- a CDS encoding class I SAM-dependent methyltransferase — MDGTRRSADDQAARWNGPGGNAWVEMQAVLDEMFRPFEDLLVDAVSAGHGSRVLDVGCGTGGITLAVARRLAPAGRCLGVDISEPVIAAARARAEQEGTPASFVRADAQDHAFEPASFDFVISRFGVMFFNDSVRAFENLRHASTDEGRLRFVAWRAPAENPFMTTAERAAAPLLPDLPARRPDGPGQFAFADPEKIRRILADSGWAETDIQPIDVPCALPEKELAHYLTRLGPVGLALREVDERTREQVLETVRAAFDTFVQGPEVRFTAACWLVGARASSASSAP; from the coding sequence ATGGACGGCACCCGCAGGTCCGCTGACGATCAGGCGGCGCGTTGGAACGGGCCCGGCGGCAACGCCTGGGTCGAGATGCAGGCCGTGCTCGACGAGATGTTCAGGCCCTTCGAGGACCTGCTCGTCGATGCCGTGTCCGCCGGACACGGCAGTCGTGTGCTCGATGTCGGCTGCGGCACCGGCGGCATCACGCTGGCCGTGGCGCGGCGGCTCGCGCCGGCGGGGCGCTGTCTGGGCGTCGACATCTCCGAACCCGTGATCGCCGCCGCCCGGGCGCGCGCCGAGCAGGAGGGCACTCCGGCGTCCTTCGTCCGCGCCGACGCTCAGGATCACGCGTTCGAGCCTGCGTCCTTCGACTTCGTCATCTCGCGCTTCGGTGTCATGTTCTTCAACGACTCCGTGCGGGCGTTCGAGAATCTCCGCCATGCCTCGACGGACGAGGGCCGGCTCCGGTTCGTCGCCTGGCGCGCTCCTGCGGAGAATCCGTTCATGACGACGGCCGAACGCGCCGCGGCACCGCTCCTGCCCGACCTCCCCGCCCGCCGCCCGGACGGGCCCGGGCAGTTCGCCTTCGCGGATCCGGAGAAAATCCGCCGCATCCTGGCGGACAGCGGCTGGGCCGAGACCGACATCCAGCCGATCGACGTGCCCTGTGCCCTGCCCGAGAAGGAACTGGCCCACTACCTCACCCGGCTCGGTCCGGTCGGTCTGGCCCTGCGCGAGGTGGACGAGCGGACCCGCGAGCAGGTCCTCGAAACAGTTCGGGCCGCGTTCGACACCTTTGTGCAGGGCCCGGAGGTCCGCTTCACCGCGGCCTGCTGGCTGGTCGGTGCCCGGGCGTCGTCCGCATCGTCCGCCCCCTGA
- a CDS encoding helix-turn-helix domain-containing protein, giving the protein MTDLDIAEVALRAGVPASTLRFYEERGLIASSGRRGLRRQYDPGVLERLALIALGRTAGFSLDEIARMFAPDGRPRIDREMLASKAAELDRTIHELGVLRDSLRHAAACSAPSHAECPTFRRLLEAAASGAVVPPAKRVPRRP; this is encoded by the coding sequence ATGACAGACCTCGACATAGCCGAGGTGGCACTCCGCGCCGGGGTTCCCGCCTCGACACTGCGGTTCTACGAGGAGAGAGGGCTGATCGCGTCGAGCGGCAGGCGGGGTCTGCGCCGTCAGTACGACCCCGGCGTACTGGAGCGCCTTGCGCTGATCGCACTCGGGCGCACCGCCGGGTTCTCGCTCGACGAGATCGCGCGCATGTTCGCGCCGGACGGACGGCCCCGCATCGACCGGGAGATGCTCGCGTCCAAGGCCGCGGAGCTGGACAGGACGATCCACGAACTCGGCGTGCTGCGCGACTCCCTGCGCCATGCCGCCGCCTGCTCCGCACCGAGTCACGCGGAATGCCCCACCTTCCGCCGCCTCCTGGAGGCCGCCGCGTCCGGCGCCGTCGTCCCACCGGCGAAGCGGGTTCCACGGCGACCGTGA
- a CDS encoding winged helix-turn-helix transcriptional regulator, giving the protein MALKGMGPASVGTDPELACPIGPVVDIVFSRWTTPILWSLHAHGRQRFVELERRIARITPKVLTQRLRQLERDGLVIRTYHPEVPPRVEYEISELGRSLAPLFAHLAEWTAGNLDKVERARDDYDAGSA; this is encoded by the coding sequence ATGGCGCTCAAGGGCATGGGACCGGCATCCGTAGGGACCGATCCGGAACTCGCCTGTCCGATCGGCCCGGTCGTGGACATCGTGTTCAGCCGGTGGACCACACCGATCCTGTGGAGCCTCCACGCACACGGGCGGCAACGCTTCGTCGAGTTGGAACGCCGCATCGCGCGGATCACTCCGAAGGTGCTGACCCAGCGGCTGAGGCAACTGGAACGCGACGGTCTCGTCATACGCACCTACCACCCGGAGGTTCCCCCTCGGGTCGAGTACGAGATCAGCGAACTCGGCCGCAGCCTCGCCCCGCTCTTCGCTCATCTCGCCGAATGGACCGCCGGCAACCTCGACAAGGTCGAGCGAGCCCGGGATGACTACGACGCCGGCTCGGCCTGA
- a CDS encoding SDR family oxidoreductase encodes MIVVTGATGNVGRSLVRTLAAAGEQVTGTSRSVSAADAPHGVRHRQADLIRPESLRPVFDGAEALFLQNGGPSAHLLSPQDILDVAKAGGIRRVVLLSSQGVTTRPQSASHGATARVIEDAVRQSGLDWTILRPGGFHSNTYAWAESVRTRRVIAAPFADVGLPTVDPEDIAEVAAAALREDGHTGQVYELTGPALGTPRQRAQAIAGALGEPVRFHEQTRDEARAQMLQFMPEPVVDTTLDILGEPTPAEQHISPDVEQVLHRAPRTFADWAHRNIAAFR; translated from the coding sequence ATGATCGTCGTAACGGGGGCGACAGGCAACGTCGGCCGGTCGCTCGTGCGGACCCTCGCCGCGGCCGGTGAGCAGGTGACCGGAACCTCCCGGTCCGTGTCGGCCGCGGACGCGCCGCACGGTGTCCGGCACCGGCAGGCGGACCTGATCCGGCCGGAGAGCCTTCGGCCCGTGTTCGACGGGGCCGAGGCGCTGTTCCTGCAGAACGGCGGCCCCAGCGCGCACCTGCTCAGCCCCCAGGACATCCTCGACGTCGCCAAGGCCGGCGGCATCCGCCGGGTCGTGCTGCTCTCCTCCCAAGGAGTCACGACGCGGCCTCAGTCGGCCTCGCACGGGGCCACGGCGCGCGTCATCGAGGACGCCGTACGGCAGTCGGGTCTGGACTGGACGATCCTGCGGCCCGGCGGCTTCCACTCCAACACCTACGCCTGGGCCGAGTCGGTCCGCACGCGGCGGGTGATCGCCGCGCCCTTCGCCGACGTCGGCCTGCCCACCGTCGACCCCGAGGACATCGCCGAGGTCGCCGCCGCGGCACTGCGCGAGGACGGCCACACCGGACAGGTCTACGAGCTGACCGGGCCCGCCCTCGGCACGCCCCGGCAGCGGGCCCAGGCGATCGCCGGCGCGCTCGGCGAACCGGTCCGCTTCCACGAGCAGACCCGGGACGAGGCCCGCGCCCAGATGCTGCAGTTCATGCCCGAGCCCGTGGTCGACACCACGCTCGACATCCTCGGCGAGCCCACGCCCGCCGAGCAGCACATCAGCCCGGACGTCGAGCAGGTCCTCCACCGCGCGCCCCGGACGTTCGCCGACTGGGCGCACCGGAACATCGCTGCCTTCCGCTGA
- a CDS encoding S1 family peptidase, protein MRTGLSALLLLGTWATASTVPASASDSPAHPTEAPASAQLLSAMQHDLGLTKSQAEARLAAEKTATAVERKARRAAGSSYGGSWFDAESGELTVAVTRGADTVAVRATGATVRLVRHSARQLDAVRARIDALSAPAGVSSWHVDAEANKVVVNVVTAHRGDNDVRSFLASARRAGPVTVKETSAAPRTFAAGTVGGDPYYTGNVRCSIGFSVYGGFVTAGHCGQPSAAVYGWDHSYVGNFQGSSFPDNDYAWVNVGSGWWTVPVVLGWGTVSDQLVRGSAEAPVGASICRSGSTSHWHCGTVLAKNETVNYSQGAVHQMTKTSVCAEPGDSGGSFISGDQAQGVTSGGWGNCSSGGETWYQPVNEILNRYGLTLHTA, encoded by the coding sequence ATGCGTACGGGCCTGTCCGCACTCCTCCTCCTGGGCACCTGGGCCACCGCGAGCACCGTGCCCGCCTCCGCCTCGGACTCCCCCGCGCACCCGACCGAAGCACCCGCCTCTGCCCAGCTCCTGTCCGCGATGCAGCACGATCTGGGCCTGACGAAGAGCCAGGCCGAGGCACGTCTGGCCGCGGAGAAGACGGCGACGGCCGTGGAACGGAAGGCCAGGCGCGCCGCCGGATCGTCGTACGGCGGCTCCTGGTTCGACGCCGAAAGCGGCGAACTGACCGTCGCCGTCACCCGCGGCGCGGACACCGTGGCCGTGCGCGCGACCGGCGCGACCGTACGCCTCGTGCGGCACAGCGCGCGGCAACTCGACGCGGTCAGGGCACGCATCGACGCGCTGTCCGCGCCTGCGGGCGTGAGCAGTTGGCACGTCGACGCCGAGGCCAACAAGGTCGTCGTGAACGTCGTCACCGCACACCGCGGTGACAACGATGTCCGATCCTTCCTGGCAAGCGCCCGCCGGGCCGGCCCCGTCACGGTCAAGGAGACCTCCGCCGCGCCCCGGACCTTCGCCGCCGGCACCGTGGGCGGCGACCCTTACTACACCGGCAACGTCCGCTGCTCCATAGGCTTTTCGGTGTACGGCGGCTTCGTCACCGCCGGGCACTGCGGTCAGCCGAGCGCCGCGGTGTACGGCTGGGACCACTCCTACGTCGGCAACTTCCAGGGCTCGTCGTTCCCGGACAACGACTACGCGTGGGTGAACGTCGGCAGCGGCTGGTGGACCGTGCCGGTGGTGCTCGGCTGGGGCACGGTGTCCGACCAGCTCGTCCGTGGCTCCGCCGAGGCTCCGGTCGGTGCTTCCATCTGCCGCTCCGGATCCACCTCCCACTGGCACTGCGGCACGGTCCTGGCCAAGAACGAGACGGTCAACTACAGCCAGGGCGCCGTCCACCAGATGACGAAGACGAGCGTCTGCGCCGAGCCCGGTGATTCCGGTGGCTCCTTCATCAGCGGCGACCAGGCCCAGGGCGTCACCTCCGGCGGCTGGGGCAACTGCAGTTCCGGCGGCGAGACCTGGTACCAGCCCGTCAACGAGATCCTCAACCGGTACGGGCTGACGCTGCACACCGCCTGA